Proteins from a single region of Candidatus Aenigmatarchaeota archaeon:
- a CDS encoding macro domain-containing protein — translation MILEVKAWQGDLTEAGVDAIVNPANSYGTMRGGVAKAILDKGGRRIEEEAVRHAPIPVGSAVATSGGKLKARLVIHAPTMKKPISRAKEDDLRKATQAALKCAEENCSDKIAFPGMGTGVGNFPKEKAAEIMVQEISLHKPTRLRQVLLIDTDRELVKFWIDAIKRIYKN, via the coding sequence ATGATTTTAGAAGTCAAGGCATGGCAAGGAGACCTTACCGAAGCAGGCGTTGATGCTATCGTAAACCCGGCAAACAGCTATGGAACGATGCGGGGAGGAGTAGCCAAAGCCATTCTGGATAAAGGCGGGCGCAGGATAGAAGAAGAGGCAGTAAGACACGCGCCTATTCCGGTGGGAAGCGCAGTTGCCACAAGCGGCGGAAAGCTAAAAGCCCGGCTCGTAATCCACGCCCCTACAATGAAAAAACCAATCAGCAGGGCAAAAGAAGATGACCTTCGAAAGGCAACCCAAGCCGCCCTGAAATGCGCAGAGGAAAACTGCTCAGACAAAATTGCCTTTCCCGGCATGGGAACAGGAGTGGGGAATTTTCCAAAAGAAAAAGCCGCCGAAATAATGGTCCAGGAAATCTCCCTCCACAAGCCCACCCGCTTAAGGCAGGTTCTCCTCATCGACACCGACAGGGAACTTGTAAAATTCTGGATTGATGCTATTAAAAGAATTTACAAAAACTAG
- the ppsA gene encoding phosphoenolpyruvate synthase, protein MKLIIPFSQISYKDVPIVGGKNASLGEMYCKLSKKGVRIPNGFAITAEAYDLFIKENNLDRMIKELLKDLDTTNMNNLRSKGKAVRSIIEKSKLPEKLENEILVAFKGLLAGSKGSVAVRSSATAEDLPDASFAGQQESYLNVQTEKELLECVVRGYASLFTDRAISYRADKGFDQFSVKLSIAVQKMVRSDLACSGVMFTIDPNTGFNNVVSIDGIWGLGEYIVQGTVKPDSFYVFKPTGKVIMKKPSEKKIKLIYGKTGTKEAKVPASEVRAFVLSDKEVEELGKYAMAIEAHYKTPMDIEWAKDGVDGKLYIVQARPETVHSNKSKHKVIEEYKLKGSGKTILQGISVGKKISSGKVHIIKNISEIGKFKPGEVLVSSITNPDWEPIMKIAAGIITERGGSTSHAAIVSRELGVPCIVGAEGAMRVLKDGQVVTIDTTGSSGAVYNGKIDFEVNKISLDDLPKTKTKVMFILATPEKAFDLASFQPDGVGLAREENIIASHIEMHPLYAIKNGKSQEYIDKLAEGIALLAVSVHPGQIIVRFSDFKTNEYANLKGGKEYEPMESNPMMGWRGASRYIDPKFKPAFMLELEAIKKVRRQMGLKNVDVMIPFCRTIDEGKNVLKIIEEAGLRKELKVYVMAEIPSNIILADQFAKIFDGFSIGSNDLTQLTLGMDRDNEGLAFDERNDAVKISIENLIKVAHKYKRPVGICGQAPSKYPEYVKFLLDNKIDTISVNPDVFLQTKLNVAKLEKKKK, encoded by the coding sequence ATGAAATTGATAATACCCTTTTCACAAATCTCGTACAAGGATGTCCCGATTGTTGGAGGCAAGAATGCGTCGCTTGGTGAAATGTATTGCAAATTGTCAAAAAAAGGAGTAAGGATTCCAAACGGCTTTGCAATCACTGCTGAAGCTTACGACTTATTCATAAAGGAAAACAACCTTGACAGGATGATTAAGGAACTTTTGAAAGACCTTGACACAACCAATATGAACAACCTGAGGAGCAAGGGAAAAGCGGTCAGGTCCATCATAGAAAAATCAAAGCTTCCTGAAAAGCTGGAAAATGAAATCCTGGTTGCGTTCAAAGGGCTTCTTGCCGGAAGCAAGGGCAGTGTCGCCGTAAGGTCGTCTGCAACTGCCGAAGACCTGCCTGACGCAAGCTTTGCAGGCCAGCAGGAATCCTACTTAAATGTCCAGACCGAAAAGGAGCTTCTGGAATGTGTCGTCAGGGGCTACGCATCTCTCTTTACTGACAGGGCAATCTCTTACAGGGCAGACAAGGGTTTTGACCAGTTCTCAGTCAAGCTTTCCATAGCCGTCCAGAAAATGGTGAGGTCTGACCTTGCCTGTTCAGGTGTCATGTTTACGATTGACCCGAACACGGGGTTTAACAATGTGGTGAGCATTGACGGAATCTGGGGGCTTGGCGAGTACATTGTACAGGGAACGGTGAAGCCAGACTCATTCTATGTTTTCAAGCCAACAGGAAAAGTCATAATGAAAAAGCCATCCGAGAAAAAAATCAAGCTTATCTATGGAAAAACCGGCACAAAGGAAGCAAAAGTTCCTGCTTCTGAAGTCAGGGCATTCGTGCTTTCCGACAAGGAAGTTGAAGAGCTCGGGAAATATGCAATGGCAATTGAGGCACATTACAAGACCCCAATGGACATAGAATGGGCAAAGGACGGGGTCGACGGAAAATTATATATTGTCCAGGCAAGGCCTGAAACAGTCCACTCGAACAAGTCAAAGCACAAGGTCATCGAGGAGTACAAACTTAAGGGAAGTGGAAAAACAATCCTCCAGGGGATTTCAGTTGGAAAGAAGATAAGTTCCGGAAAAGTCCACATCATCAAGAACATAAGTGAGATTGGAAAGTTCAAGCCAGGCGAAGTTTTGGTAAGTTCGATTACAAACCCCGACTGGGAGCCAATAATGAAAATTGCAGCCGGCATCATTACTGAAAGGGGCGGCTCAACAAGCCACGCAGCAATTGTTTCGAGGGAGCTTGGAGTTCCCTGCATTGTCGGCGCTGAAGGAGCCATGAGAGTCCTTAAAGACGGCCAGGTCGTAACCATTGACACAACAGGGTCCTCTGGCGCAGTTTATAATGGAAAGATTGATTTCGAGGTAAATAAGATTTCCCTGGACGACCTTCCAAAGACCAAGACAAAAGTCATGTTTATACTTGCAACCCCTGAAAAGGCGTTCGACCTTGCTTCATTCCAGCCGGATGGCGTAGGGCTGGCAAGGGAGGAAAACATTATCGCATCTCACATAGAGATGCACCCGCTTTACGCCATAAAGAACGGAAAGTCACAGGAGTACATCGACAAGCTTGCAGAAGGCATTGCGCTTTTGGCAGTTTCGGTTCATCCGGGGCAGATTATTGTAAGGTTCTCTGACTTCAAGACAAATGAATATGCGAACCTTAAGGGCGGAAAAGAATACGAGCCAATGGAGTCAAACCCTATGATGGGCTGGCGTGGCGCTTCAAGGTACATTGACCCCAAATTCAAGCCGGCATTCATGCTGGAGCTTGAGGCAATAAAGAAAGTCAGAAGGCAAATGGGGCTTAAGAATGTAGATGTCATGATTCCCTTCTGCAGGACAATCGATGAAGGAAAAAATGTCCTGAAAATCATCGAGGAAGCAGGGCTCAGAAAAGAGCTTAAGGTATATGTGATGGCGGAGATTCCCTCAAACATCATTTTGGCCGACCAGTTTGCGAAAATCTTTGACGGGTTTTCGATCGGCTCAAACGACCTGACACAGCTTACTCTTGGAATGGACAGGGACAATGAGGGCCTCGCTTTTGACGAAAGAAATGACGCAGTAAAAATTTCAATAGAGAACCTCATAAAAGTCGCCCACAAATACAAGCGGCCGGTTGGGATATGCGGACAGGCGCCTTCAAAGTACCCCGAGTACGTAAAGTTCCTTCTGGACAACAAGATCGACACCATTTCGGTCAACCCGGACGTGTTCCTTCAGACAAAACTGAATGTCGCAAAGCTTGAAAAGAAGAAGAAATAA
- the thpR gene encoding RNA 2',3'-cyclic phosphodiesterase, whose amino-acid sequence MRLFVAVNIPDALKAKIGGMAKTLDMPGLRRTSEKNLHLTLKFLGDVSEDKLTGVVAALRRVSLHPFKASIGDYGFFPDSRNIRVVWLGLARGREEMAKLHWIIDEALAREGFARERNFESHLTVARASFLKDKGLLLQRMQGFDFMGEFEVSGFDLMESFLKQGGPEYRVVSSFNLG is encoded by the coding sequence ATGCGTCTTTTTGTTGCAGTAAATATTCCGGATGCGCTTAAGGCAAAAATCGGAGGAATGGCAAAAACACTGGATATGCCCGGCTTAAGGAGAACTTCCGAGAAGAACCTTCACCTCACGCTTAAGTTTCTTGGGGATGTCAGCGAAGATAAGCTGACCGGGGTGGTCGCGGCTTTAAGACGGGTTTCACTTCACCCATTCAAGGCGTCGATTGGCGATTATGGCTTTTTCCCGGACTCCAGAAATATCCGGGTCGTGTGGCTTGGCCTTGCGCGTGGCAGGGAGGAAATGGCAAAACTTCACTGGATAATTGACGAAGCGCTTGCAAGGGAAGGTTTTGCCAGGGAGAGGAATTTTGAGTCACACCTTACGGTTGCAAGAGCCAGTTTTCTGAAAGACAAGGGGCTGCTTTTGCAGCGGATGCAGGGGTTTGATTTTATGGGAGAGTTTGAGGTATCTGGCTTTGACCTTATGGAAAGCTTTCTTAAGCAGGGCGGTCCGGAATATAGGGTGGTTTCAAGCTTTAATCTGGGCTAG
- a CDS encoding rRNA pseudouridine synthase — MEERIQKLIARAGICSRRKAEELIMARKVRVNGKVAELGQKADPKTDRITVSGRTLRLEKKLYFLLYKPKGYVTTMSDEFGRPCVKDLLKEKGIRERIFSVGRLDYDSEGLIILTNDGALSNRITHPSFEVKKTYRVVLGKPLKEKDQRKIRMGVEVEGKTVEVSGINVHENPKVFEITIHEGRNRIIRKMMEALNYKILRLIRVKIGEINLTGIKEGDLKETTREEIELGIKSKEEGKKQVRRSRPAPGRENKDDFRSQGMARRPYRSRR, encoded by the coding sequence ATGGAAGAGAGAATTCAAAAGCTCATTGCGCGGGCGGGAATCTGTTCAAGGAGAAAAGCCGAAGAGTTGATAATGGCAAGGAAGGTGAGAGTTAACGGAAAAGTGGCGGAATTGGGGCAGAAAGCTGACCCCAAAACAGACCGGATAACCGTCAGCGGAAGAACATTGCGCCTGGAAAAAAAGCTCTATTTCCTCCTGTACAAGCCAAAGGGCTATGTGACAACCATGAGCGACGAGTTTGGCCGTCCCTGCGTAAAGGATCTCCTCAAGGAAAAAGGGATACGGGAGAGGATATTTTCTGTCGGGCGGCTCGATTACGACTCTGAAGGGCTGATAATTCTTACAAATGACGGGGCGCTTTCTAACAGGATTACCCACCCAAGCTTCGAAGTCAAGAAAACCTACAGAGTCGTCCTGGGAAAGCCCCTGAAGGAAAAAGACCAGAGAAAAATCCGCATGGGAGTCGAAGTTGAAGGGAAAACTGTAGAAGTTTCGGGCATCAATGTGCATGAAAACCCCAAGGTTTTTGAAATTACAATTCACGAAGGCAGGAACCGGATTATCCGAAAGATGATGGAGGCCTTGAACTACAAAATCCTCCGGCTCATAAGGGTAAAAATCGGGGAGATTAATCTCACAGGCATAAAGGAAGGTGACTTGAAGGAAACCACAAGAGAGGAGATTGAACTGGGGATAAAAAGCAAGGAAGAGGGCAAAAAACAAGTTCGCCGTTCAAGGCCGGCTCCAGGAAGAGAAAATAAAGATGATTTTAGAAGTCAAGGCATGGCAAGGAGACCTTACCGAAGCAGGCGTTGA
- a CDS encoding tryptophan-rich sensory protein, with translation MVAEKVDWPKLLGSILACQAAGFIGSFATTPAIPTWYAGLSKPWFSPPNWVFAPVWLLLYTLMGLALYLIIKDGLKTLDAQRGFYAFGAQLGLNILWSILFFGLKSPPAAFICIMLLVVAIIVTTWEFWIIDRRAAYLMMPYLVWVLFATVLNFYIWQLN, from the coding sequence ATGGTGGCTGAAAAAGTGGATTGGCCAAAGCTTCTGGGCTCGATACTTGCCTGCCAGGCGGCTGGCTTCATTGGCTCCTTTGCGACAACCCCCGCAATTCCCACCTGGTACGCAGGGCTTAGCAAGCCGTGGTTTAGCCCCCCAAATTGGGTTTTCGCGCCCGTATGGCTTTTGCTTTACACGCTCATGGGCCTCGCCCTATACCTCATCATAAAAGACGGGCTGAAAACGCTGGACGCCCAGAGAGGATTTTATGCTTTTGGCGCGCAGCTGGGGCTAAACATACTGTGGTCAATCCTTTTCTTCGGGCTTAAAAGCCCCCCGGCTGCATTTATCTGCATAATGCTCCTCGTAGTTGCAATAATTGTCACGACCTGGGAATTCTGGATAATTGACAGGCGGGCGGCGTACCTGATGATGCCCTATCTAGTTTGGGTGCTTTTTGCAACTGTGCTTAATTTCTACATCTGGCAGCTGAACTAG
- the tadA gene encoding Flp pilus assembly complex ATPase component TadA has protein sequence MGLLGGEELIVPDTSILISRKLTQMIDKGELKNVKVLVPEFVLDELQAQASKGKEIGFLGLEEIKDLRKRKIKLEFVGRKPTLDEIKLAKSGRIDNLIREVAQEKKATLYTKDLVQAVIAEVYNVKVKYIKDDKAPEELDFIPHLTKSTMSLHFKVGCLPYAKRGSPKKWKIERIGKEKLSKKKFDALANSVLRSIRGQEHCFVEFEEYGAMVLQVRDMRIAITRPPFSEGEEITIVRPIVKLTLDDYKLSDKLKNRIGKSAEGVIIAGPPGSGKSTLAASLAEFYHSLGKVVKTMEQPRDLQVNPEITQYAPLAKDFGRTAEILLLVRPDYTIYDELRSVRDFHIFSDMRLAGVGMVGVVHASSPADAVQRFINKVELGMLPNIVDTIIFVDKGKIEEVFSLKIAVKVPAGMKEQDLARPVIEVRSFETEELRYEIYVFGDETVVMPFSASGKEGAIDSQGGLVGLAVSAIEREVSKYDKRPIVEPLSDGSVRVYVSKKSIAKIIGKGGKNIEKLQEKLGVHIDLAEK, from the coding sequence ATGGGACTTTTAGGCGGAGAAGAGTTAATCGTTCCTGATACGTCGATTTTGATTTCAAGGAAATTGACGCAGATGATTGACAAGGGAGAACTTAAGAATGTCAAAGTGCTTGTGCCTGAGTTTGTGCTTGACGAGCTTCAGGCGCAGGCAAGCAAAGGCAAGGAAATTGGTTTTTTGGGCCTCGAGGAAATAAAGGATCTCCGGAAGAGGAAGATAAAGCTGGAATTTGTGGGCAGAAAGCCCACCCTGGACGAGATAAAACTTGCCAAGTCCGGCCGGATAGACAATTTAATCAGGGAAGTCGCGCAGGAGAAGAAGGCGACCCTTTACACAAAAGACCTGGTGCAGGCGGTTATCGCTGAGGTTTATAACGTCAAGGTAAAGTACATTAAAGACGACAAAGCCCCAGAGGAGTTGGACTTTATCCCGCACCTTACAAAGAGCACAATGTCGCTTCATTTCAAGGTCGGCTGCCTTCCCTACGCAAAGAGGGGAAGCCCTAAGAAGTGGAAGATTGAGCGCATCGGAAAGGAAAAGCTGTCCAAAAAGAAGTTTGATGCGCTTGCCAATTCCGTCCTGAGATCTATTAGAGGCCAGGAGCACTGCTTTGTGGAGTTCGAGGAGTATGGAGCCATGGTTCTGCAGGTCAGGGACATGCGAATTGCCATCACCCGCCCACCTTTTTCTGAAGGCGAAGAGATAACGATTGTCCGGCCGATTGTAAAGCTTACGCTTGATGACTACAAGCTTTCAGACAAGCTTAAAAACAGAATAGGTAAATCTGCTGAAGGCGTTATTATCGCAGGTCCTCCTGGAAGCGGAAAATCGACTCTTGCGGCAAGCCTGGCGGAGTTCTATCATTCACTTGGAAAGGTCGTAAAGACCATGGAGCAGCCAAGGGACTTGCAGGTGAACCCAGAAATCACCCAGTATGCTCCCCTTGCCAAAGACTTTGGGCGGACTGCTGAGATTCTTCTGCTTGTCAGGCCGGATTACACAATCTATGACGAGCTTAGGTCTGTTCGGGATTTTCACATCTTCTCCGACATGCGCCTTGCCGGAGTTGGAATGGTTGGCGTGGTTCATGCGTCGAGCCCTGCTGATGCTGTCCAGAGGTTCATAAACAAGGTTGAGCTTGGAATGCTTCCAAACATAGTAGACACGATAATTTTCGTTGACAAGGGAAAAATCGAGGAGGTTTTTTCACTTAAGATAGCTGTTAAAGTCCCGGCAGGAATGAAAGAGCAGGACCTTGCAAGGCCGGTAATTGAGGTAAGGTCTTTTGAAACCGAAGAGCTCAGGTACGAGATTTACGTTTTTGGGGATGAAACGGTGGTGATGCCCTTTTCGGCCTCTGGGAAGGAAGGCGCAATTGATTCTCAGGGGGGATTGGTCGGGCTTGCCGTGAGTGCGATTGAAAGGGAGGTTTCAAAGTACGACAAGCGTCCGATTGTCGAGCCGCTTTCTGATGGCTCGGTGAGGGTTTATGTTTCAAAGAAGTCAATTGCAAAGATTATTGGAAAGGGCGGAAAGAATATTGAGAAGCTTCAGGAAAAGCTTGGCGTCCATATTGACTTGGCTGAAAAGTAG
- a CDS encoding RsmB/NOP family class I SAM-dependent RNA methyltransferase, translating to MADPILPKGFKEKYSQILGERNPEFLKFCAMPLKKTVRVNTLKVDDVPGYLKLLKERGWILEKIPWCDYAFNVSNIEPGKTEDYFFGKIYVQEAASLLPSLVLAPKEHEFILDMCAAPGSKTTHLAQLMKNTGCIVANDVNYKRLKALGFNIELTGALNTVLTEMDATRINLEERFDRILIDAPCTCEGTVRKDWKALSKWNLRVCRYMASRQKQMLKIGAKALKAGGTMVYSTCTLSPEENEGVVDYGIKELELVPEKVSLNGLKTSDCLTEWDGKTFDEGVRKAARIWPQDNDTEGFFLARFKKE from the coding sequence ATGGCAGACCCAATCCTCCCTAAGGGCTTTAAGGAAAAATACTCGCAGATTCTTGGAGAGAGAAACCCAGAGTTCCTGAAGTTCTGTGCAATGCCCCTCAAAAAGACCGTGAGGGTCAATACCCTTAAAGTTGATGATGTGCCTGGATACCTGAAACTTCTGAAGGAAAGGGGCTGGATTCTTGAAAAAATCCCCTGGTGCGATTATGCCTTTAACGTCTCAAACATCGAGCCAGGAAAGACGGAGGATTACTTTTTTGGAAAAATCTACGTGCAGGAGGCGGCAAGCTTGCTTCCCTCCCTGGTTTTAGCCCCAAAAGAGCATGAGTTTATTCTTGATATGTGCGCAGCGCCCGGAAGCAAGACAACGCACCTGGCGCAGCTTATGAAGAACACCGGCTGCATTGTCGCTAACGACGTCAACTACAAGCGGCTTAAGGCGCTGGGATTTAATATCGAGCTTACCGGCGCCCTAAATACGGTTCTTACCGAGATGGATGCAACTAGAATAAATCTTGAGGAGCGCTTTGACAGGATTCTTATTGATGCCCCCTGCACCTGTGAGGGGACTGTCAGAAAGGACTGGAAGGCGCTCTCGAAGTGGAATCTCAGAGTGTGCCGCTATATGGCTTCCCGTCAAAAGCAGATGCTGAAAATCGGGGCAAAAGCCCTCAAAGCAGGCGGCACTATGGTTTATTCCACCTGCACCCTTTCACCTGAGGAAAATGAGGGAGTTGTTGATTATGGTATAAAAGAGTTGGAGTTGGTTCCCGAAAAGGTTTCCCTCAATGGCCTGAAGACTTCAGATTGCCTAACCGAGTGGGACGGAAAAACCTTTGACGAGGGAGTGAGAAAAGCAGCGCGGATATGGCCCCAGGATAACGACACTGAGGGATTTTTTTTGGCGAGGTTTAAGAAAGAATGA